The Streptomyces sp. NBC_00306 sequence AGACATGATGGATGCCGAGGATCTGATGGTCGACAAGACCCTCGACGATGTTGAACAAGCCCCAGCCGACCAGAACCCAGCCCCACAGGGCAGGGGAGGTCCAGACCCGACGACGGTGGTGTGTCACCCGCGAGTACAGGAGGGCCAGTCCCGCAAGGACAGCCAGCCAGCAGACGGTGTGGAAGATGCCGTCCCACACTGTGTTCATCCTGAGACCGTCGATGGTGGTGGCGGGGTAGTACTTCACGCCGATCCGGTCATGATTCGTGCTGGTGAGCATGTGGTGCCACTGCAGGAGCTGGTGCAGCGCAATACCGTCGACGAAGCCGCCCAGTCCCACTCCCAGAGTGATTCCCGGCAGCTTGAGGCTCCTGGGCAGGGCACTCGCGTGGGTAACGCCAGTGGTAGTGGTCATCGCACGATTCGCATTCCTTCTACCTGCGCTCGGTGGTCCCGCCGAGCTGGGGCAACACTCTTCGCCTTTGCCGAGGAGCTGGCGGACGAGTGTTTCCCAGATGATTTGGCGGCTGTCGCTGGCCTGGTGGACGGCCTGGTCGGTGGACCGGACGGTCCGACAGGTTGCCGTCAGGTGCCAATGAGGTCCAGGGCTTCGCCGAGGGACAAGGCTGAGAGGACAGGGCTGGGGGCCGTGGCGAGGAGTTTTTGGAGGGGCGGGGAGGGAGCGGCGACGATCAGCGTCGTCTCCTTCTGGAGTGTCAGGAGCAGCTCGATGGCATTGCTGTCGGCGGATTGCACTGCCGTCCCGTCCACAATCAAGGGCTGTCCGGCTTCGTTCATGAGACGGTCGAACGTCTCCCGGACGGGCGGCAGGGTGCACGCGTTGAGGTCGCCGCCGAGACAGACGACCCACACACGACCGCGACGGCGCCGACTCAGCACCTGCGGTGTGACAGGGTCTTCGGCACCATCAGATTCAGGCATCCTCCACACCTAGCAGACTCTCTACGCGCCAGCCATGCCTCCGGGCCAGATGCAGCAAGCTCTGCTGGAATGCATCGATGGGCCCGCCGTGGTGGCGCAGGCGAAGGGTGTTCGGAGTCGCGGAGCGGTCCGCGTGCTGCGTAAGCGCTTCTCGGCGACGGGCAGGCATTGAGTGCGTGAGACAGCGGTCTATCGAG is a genomic window containing:
- a CDS encoding DUF2243 domain-containing protein, giving the protein MTTTTGVTHASALPRSLKLPGITLGVGLGGFVDGIALHQLLQWHHMLTSTNHDRIGVKYYPATTIDGLRMNTVWDGIFHTVCWLAVLAGLALLYSRVTHHRRRVWTSPALWGWVLVGWGLFNIVEGLVDHQILGIHHVYAGAQQAWWDAGFLLLGALFVAVGWAIQRHGRPFDPEDEAKSSRPGPAGA
- a CDS encoding STAS domain-containing protein, whose amino-acid sequence is MPESDGAEDPVTPQVLSRRRRGRVWVVCLGGDLNACTLPPVRETFDRLMNEAGQPLIVDGTAVQSADSNAIELLLTLQKETTLIVAAPSPPLQKLLATAPSPVLSALSLGEALDLIGT